A window from Macaca fascicularis isolate 582-1 chromosome 20, T2T-MFA8v1.1 encodes these proteins:
- the REXO5 gene encoding RNA exonuclease 5 isoform X17, which produces MAQKKIAELNLEALANHQEIQAAGQEPRNTTEILQHPNTSVLECLDSVGQKLLFLTRETDAGELASSRNCQTIKCLSNKEVLEQARVEIPLFPFSIVQFSFKAFSPILTEEMNKRMRIKWTEISTVYAGPFSKNCNLRALKRLFKSFGPVQSMTFVLETRQPHLCIQYEVLEAAQLAIESLDGILVDGTCIKVQRPVTELTLDCETLVNELEGDSENQGSIYLFGVSETFKEQLLQEPRLFLGLEAVILPKDLKNGKQKKYCFLKFKSFGSAQRALNILTGKDWKLKGRHALTPRHLHAWLRGLPPESRRPAGLRVVPPPFEQEALQTLKLDHPKIAAWRWGRKIGKLYNSLCPGTLCLILLPGTKSTHGSLSGLGLMGIKEEEESTISGL; this is translated from the exons ATGGCCCAAAAA aagatTGCAGAACTAAATCTAGAAGCACTAGCTAATCACCAAGAAATACAAGCAGCAGGCCAAGAGCCTAGAAACACAACAGAAATACTTCAGCATCCAAACACAAG TGTTTTAGAATGCTTGGATTCAGTGGGTCAGAAGCTTCTTTTTTTGACCCGGGAGACAGATGCTGGTGAACTTGCGTCTTCCAGAAACTGTCAAACTATAAAGTGTCTTTCAAATAAAGAG GTTCTTGAGCAGGCCAGAGTGGAAATCCCCCTGTTTCCCTTCAGCATTGTTCAGTTCTCTTTTAAGGCCTTTTCACCTATCCTCACCGAGGAGATGAACAAAAGG ATGAGGATCAAGTGGACAGAGATATCAACTGTCTATGCTGGGCCATTTAGCAAAAATTGCAATCTCAGGGCTCTGAAGAGGCTATTTAAGAGCTTTGGCCCAGTCCAGTCAATGACTTTTGTTCTTGAAACCCGTCAG CCTCATCTCTGTATACAGTATGAAGTCCTAGAAGCAGCCCAGCTGGCCATAGAGTCCTTGGATGGTATTCTGGTAGATGGTACCTGCATCAAG GTGCAGAGGCCTGTGACAGAGCTCACGCTTGATTGTGAGACCCTCGTGAATGAGCTGGAAGGAGATTCTGAAAACCAAGGCTCTATATATCTGTTTGGAGTGAGTGAAACCTTCAAAGAACAGCTGTTGCAGGAGCCCCGCCTCTTTCTTGGCCTGGAAGCTGTGATCTTGCCTAAAGATCTtaaaaatggaaagcagaaaaaatactGTTTCCTAA AATTCAAAAGTTTTGGCAGTGCCCAGCGGGCCCTCAACATTCTCACAGGCAAGGACTGGAAGCTGAAAGGCAGGCATGCTCTAACCCCCaggcacctccatgcctggctcagaggcTTACCACCTGAATCAAGAAGGCCCGCAGGGCTTCGTGTTGTACCTCCCCCTTTTGAACAGGAGGCCTTGCAG ACTCTGAAACTGGACCACCCAAAGATAGCAGCCTGGCGCTGGGGCCGGAAGATTGGAAAGCTCTACAACAGCTTGTGCCCAGGCACTCTCTGCCTCATCCTGCTGCCAGGAACCAAGAG cactcatGGTTCACTCTCTGGCCTAGGACTGATGGgaataaaagaggaagaagaaagcacCATCTCAGGCCTGTGA